The sequence below is a genomic window from Lolium perenne isolate Kyuss_39 chromosome 4, Kyuss_2.0, whole genome shotgun sequence.
AGCACGATTAACTTCTCGGTTCCATTTAGACTAGAttccatgaaagaaatgacagcttgttgacaataataccatatcaatactaTTAACCCTTATTACTTGATGTTGCACATCATTATTTTTTGAACTCCAAACAATTACCTACATAAACTACAAGAATAAGTATATTAATCTTGAATTCAAATGGacaataaaatgatttttttatttaatatgcaataattcatatctttaaatctgtaaatcaaaatttgacaaataatatgtctaaatctattagaaaaatgagaggaatccaaatatgacatcTATATCATATTTGAATCTAAAACTATTTTTTCCGAAAATtcatgagcattagatcatgtaccagtagttcaaatctggccggcctcctaccgattcggcaggaatttgtctttttcatgagggatGGACGGAAAAGTTTCAGATACACCGGTTGGAAAATTTTCCATCCTAGGTGGTCTACTATTTTtaaaaaatgtgttggtaccaatgtgaaactttaatttggtggttgcttcacaaaacatcgcgttttcggcacctcaaaaatggaaaatggttttTTCACGCGATGAAAAGGAAAATTTCGTCCTACAACATCGAGTAAGACATCTCAAGATACACATGTGTTCATAATATaggcacattatcacaaactatgccatgattctatccataacattggtcgtttgacctaaatgtcatgaaacctcgaacatgatagctcattttatgaaggattttttgtgatgttcgcagttttccaactttaatatttttccttgcaactatGACATATAATATGACAGCACGCAaaggtttcacattgtttggatcatttttgaatattttatgcccgtttcaaactatattcaaaatggcgggcatgaagatcctttgccTGGGGCTGAGGCTCGCtaaacttgcactggatctctgaCGAAATAGCATGTTATGAATCTAAAAataatttttacaaaaaatcttgagAAATATATCATGTActtgtagttcaaatctggtcggcctcctaccgattcggtaggaatttgtctttttcatgagggttggacggaaaggttccagatacaccggttgagAAATTTTCCATCTTAGTTGGTTTAGTAATTGAAAAATGTGTTGGTTCCTATGTGAATCTtcaatttggtggttgcttcacaaaacaccctgttttcggcacctcaaaaatAGAAAATGGTTTTTTCTTGTGATGaaatggaaaacttcctcctgcaataTCATAAAACATCATAATatgcacatgtgtgcataatatgggcacattatcacaaactatgcctcgattctatccataacattggCGTTTGACCTAAATATCACGaaacctcgaacatgatagctcattttgtgaaggattttttgtaaTGTTCACAATTttccaactttaatatttttACTTGCAACTAagacacataatatgacaccacgcgaaggtttcacattgtttggatcgttttcgaatttttatgcccgtttcaaactatattcaacacggcgggcatgaagatcctttgcccgGGGCTAAGGCTCACCaaacttgcactggatctctgatgaaatagcatgttttgaatctaaaaatgatttttacaaaaaatcttgagcattatattatatacctgtagttcaaatctggttgGCCTCCTACCGATTgggcaggaatttgtctttttcatgaggggtggacggaaaggttccagatacaccggttAATAAATTGTCTATCTTATGTGGTATAGTATTTTTttaaaatgtgttggtaccaatgtgaaactttaatttggtggttgcttcacaaaacacctcGTTTTTGacacctcaaaaatggaaaatggtttttcgtgcgatgaaatggaaaacttcctcctgcaacatcggaagacatcccaagatgcacatgtgtgcacaatatgagcacattatcacaaactatgccgcGATTATATCCATAACATAGGTTGTTCTGTGTGAAAGCCATAAAACATACATCGGATATGATAGCTCATTTTTTAGAAGGTTCTTTGAGATATTTTAAATATTCCAAATTTGATATTTTTCCAAGATACAacttatttttctgaaaattttgatatattatttgtatttttctgaattataatgatttagttatgatttttcgaagattaatgtggtaaaatagaaaatagctatgccgacggttttgccgtcggcacaTAGTTGAAATATGTGCCGGCGGCACAGGCCTGATGCTGTTAGCTCGCCGTCAGGGCGgagaggctgtgccgacggccgaaaCGGCATAGACCTTCATGTTTCGATGGTTTACCTGTGCCGACGGCTGATCTGCGGGCCTAGCCGGAACgagtcctgtgccgacggccctgaTATTTTGCCGTCGGCATCTTGACTGGTTCCCGTAGTGATATAGGGTGCGCCTGCACCTGAGAGCACAAAGTGCGGGTCATCCTGATCTCCACGTATTATCATGGATTTGCTTATCATGTAAGTAAGTTACACCGTGTAAACGTGTAAATTAAGTACTCCTTTTATCTTAAAAAAACCTCCTTAATTTTTAAAACACGGATATATATATTCGTATCTAGATAAACTTGAGCAGCTTTTAAAGAAACGGATGAAGTACAATACCACTGGTGGATCGGGATTTGGAAATGTAATTTGGAGGTGAGTGCCTCATACGCGCCGAAGTTTCCCCGGTTCACACTGTACGGTATGTAAACTGAGATCGCCTCACGCACGCCCATGCTTGCAAAGACTCTATGCGCACACTTACCACAAAGTACTAGCTAGGACGTCTCTCTCGAAGTCTCCGTTTGTGGTCTTCTCCACGGTTTTCCCGGGCCGGACCGGAGCCTCTCACGCCGGCGCTGCCGTGCGTAGAAGGCGATGGGATGGTGCCGGCTTTAGATCTAGGATTAGAGTTTGCCTAGTATTTACCTTGATGGAGTTTGAGGGTAGGACGGCGGATTCCAGCGACCGGATCCGCCGCGCCATGGATTTCCTCAACTGCGCTGCGTCTCGCTGGTGGCAAGCTGCGCCGCATGCCTGGCTGAGGGAGTCATGCATCCCTCCTAATAAGGCTCGCATCTGGAGTTTGGAGCAGGCGTTTTCTGGCCAGGCTCTGCTCTGCCTGATGGTTCTTCAGTTTGTGGTGGAGCTCCCATGGAGGGAGACGGCTGCAGTGAAGACCTCAGGCAACTCCTTCAATAAGGTCTTCTATCTGGTCTTTTGCTGCCGTAgattttctctaaatttgcctccTCCAACTCGTGGCGGGAGTTTGAGGTTCGATGGCGGATTTGCTCTCAAAGTTCGGTGGCTGGAGGCCTGTTGTTGTTGGATTATGAATCGATCTGAAGCCATGCTCTTCTCTGCATCTCTCCATGGTGGAGTTGGGGAGGGAAGCCGTGCCGATAAGCTCTGGTTCGGAATCCGACAGCGCTGGAGTAGAGACACAGATGATTGTGCTACATCCTCGGCGGCCAAAGTTTGCCGGCCGACTCAACTGGCCTTATGGTGGCCTTCCTCTTCGCCGGTGATGGTTACCGGCGTTTGTTCAACCTCCAGGTGGAGGCCCTCTACGGAGTGGGAGGCGGCGTCCCCCATTTTCTCGGAGCCAAGTGGTGATGTCCCCGGCACCGGAGAAGATGGCCGTGCTCTGTACTCCTTGTGTGTAAGCGGTGATAGGGGACCCGATGGCTTTTGCAATATTTTCGAAGGGTCTTCTCTGTTAAAAGTAGGGACCGGTTTGTTTGCAGCTATCTTTGTAAGGTCCTTACTGCATTTGTACCTGTACCGCTGATCTAATGAATGTGTCCAGGCCCTTCTGGGCCtctccttgttcaaaaaaaaaaaaaaaagtactaGCAGGAGTATTAACTAGTCAGAGCTGACAGAGTACTGAGTAGGAGTTCAGTCAGAGCTGACAGAGAACTGGGAAGTATTCTTTCTCTCAGCAGCTTGCTGCCAAAATGCATCCATGGCGAGCTAGTATTTTCTCGGAACCTGACGTAGCGTGTGGCTGGAGGAGAGACCGAGATAGCCATAGCATTGATCGTGTGTGCTGACTTCCCAAAATGAGATACAGTACTCCTACTACATTGGTCCACAGATTCTGAAAGTAAAAGCGTTTTCGTCCAAGATTCGAGCTGGATCAACGAAACCGCTGCAAATCTGTCCGTGCAAGTCGTTCTTTCTGTGTGTTTGTGCGACAGTACTCCTCTTAGAGCTTGATTGCAAGGGTTGACAGGCAAAACTTTCTTGAAATGTTTATGAAGAAGTTGAGATGGAAATCCACACGTTCCGTTTCTAGTTCAGTTTCCTGGAGTGCTAAAACCCTTGGAGTAGAGCAATTTTTTTTCTCTCGATAAACGATGTTTTATTAAGTATTAAAAGTTTCTTCAAGTAGATCATATGTGACAATCATATATAGCAAATTCTTAAGGGATTTGCTAACTTCACGCTCAGTAGTCATACACCATTTAATTTACATACCGTGATTGGTGCGCTAGTCATGAGTTGCAACTTGCAACACGAATTACAACCGAGACTAAAAAATAGTGCACCCAATTCTTAATTACATTCGCAACAACAAAGGTTACTTGGATAGGTGGCTAACGGGAATGTAAATACAACAATATATAAGACGATTCATGAATGAATGAGAtcaaatcgatcgactacgagccGGCGGTAGACGGTAAGCACTAGCTTGTCAGGTACGTCCATCACGGATTTTCGTTAGTGCAGCGCGGGAGAAGGGCATGTTACGCTGGCGTCGTGGGAACGGCACGACGACCTGGCCGCCACCCCTCCCTGCAGAACCCGGCGCGCCATCTTCCGACTCGCCGCTGTTGTCAGCATCTGCTGCACCACTGTTCCTCCGTCCCTGTGCTCCGGCCCGGTACCAGCCCCGCCTAGTGCCGAAGTCGCAGCAGCACCGTCACCATCCGCTCCACGGTGACCAGTCGCCCACTCCGCCGTGGAGGGCGTGGCGTCGTCGCCGCGGCGTGGTTCGGTGGCACCGTGAACCGCCGTGGAGGGCGTGACCTCCTCAGGCTTCGGAGGCTCGCCCGGCGGCGATCTCGAGCCGTAGGAGCTCTGGACGAGGGCACATGCTAGAAGGAGCAAAGCGAGCGAGCACCGTGCCATTTGGTCAAGGGTTTCGGCGAGGCACGCAGGTGAGCTTTGCTGAAAGATACCACTACAGCTTGTTTCTCTACTGGATGGAAGCCCGGAAGAAGATGCCACACGATCGAGTGATAGCAATAGAAGTGGAACTGTTACAATGCTCACAGGGCAAAATGAGGGCGTACTTATAAGCGGCGTGTGACAATACTGGAGATCGACCGAAGTTACAGGGCAATGGCAAGGAAATGTGCAGCGCATTTTTTTAGCTGCGAACGCGAGGCTCTGCTAATTAGCGTGAGAGCGAAAAACACATGAGCATACCGCCACCGTACACGTGGACGCATTGTCAATCTCTGAAAGAACTTCAGAGTTCAAAGGGACAACAGTCTGCCTCGAAACTACTCCTGTCTCCAGCCGCGTGTGGAATTTCAGACACGCATGCAGTACGTGTGCCTGTCGGTGGATTTGTAATTTTTTATACTGGTATACTACCACGGCAGCGTCTTGCCAGGAATATACTGCCACGGTACttgcattttttcgataaagggaatatattaatatcaagaagataccaattacacccagcctctgcaacaacgcaccaccctaatggcactacggatgcacacagccaaaaacaagaaaagaaaactaagaaaaaaaagtcccgctacagtatctcggcctaacaacagcaatacatccaccgccaagacaacacctgaattacagactagtccccgctctcaaaacaaatgcctccaccaaggacattgccaggcacaaccaattaaggccagatcttgggttttcaccctgaaaggtaggactctgcacttcacctgtgttgtcgcccccactttcataccgctgctgtgaagcccgaaacaccaagcaagtccctcaacaacgcaaagacttgaacctctcttagctagtcctcccctccgaccttcatgaaattctcttcttccgactttcatcatggatccatagtcacttgatgtcaatcaaagaaaaagagcttcgcgccgctccctccagaaccaatcggtcggaataaaaacatgggtgcgcacgaccgaatacctccgatccaacaaactccaggcaaaagcactgttacattcatcggcggagccttccggaactcaacactccggccagatcacgagtccaggcctccggtaggtcctcctcttcacgcaagagaggccctaggaccgccgcctttattcaggtcggacccctcgatagatccaccaccaccaaccgcaggccgaccatcTCCAACGAAGAAGatggccacctccaccgtcgtactCATGGCTGCTGCCCTAGGCGACCTCGGATCCGTTTTAGTTTGAGCTTAGTTTGCACGGCCGTTTGTTTTGACTAGTAGTAGCAGCAATAGCAAGCAGTCAGAGCCGACAGAATGTCGAGTAGTGCTAGGAGGAGTATTAGTTTTCTTTCTACGGAGTATATGCAGCTAGCGGCCAAAATGTATGTTGGCTGGCCGGTATCTTCTGGGAAAGGGACGTCTGGGAGTCCATTGCTTTTCACACGCCTCAGTCACCGACTCAGTCACCCACACACACACAAATATTACCACTCTTTTATTAATAGTCATCAACGAAACTTAAACTAAAGTAATAATAATTACTTCCTCAGTTTCTAGATATAAAGAGTATGGTTTTAAGCATGGAAATTATATAACGCAAGTTGAGCAAAAATTGCACCAGATTTGAGCGGGGTTACCCTTAAACAATTAACATGAGAAGATAGAGGAGTTAGCAAAAGATAAGAAAACACAATCAAATCCCTAAAAAAATGTCTAGACATGTGCAATGCAATAGATCTTAAATTATGGATTTTTCTTGTAAAACTAAACACCTTGTATCTAGTAACGGAGGGGGTATAATTAAATCACTGGACCACCGAAAGAACATCTCTCGGATTATAGTTTTgtatgtttgatgacaatatatgtgatacactaatgtgcaTTGATATAGTGCAGAAACtatatgtggttgaatttgtGTTGAGAAACAAGAGAAAAGGAAGCATGAAAACtttcccaggccggataatccggggccggatatttgcaaatatccggccccactggtggaaaaaggggctttggtcgcggttcgcaactgccattagtcgcgcttgcgcaaccgcgaccaaagtagcgcgactaaaggcccccccccccccccccctttagtcgcggttccttacgaaccgcgactaaaggcccgtccacgtgggccgcaggcgagcgccagggcggaggacctttagtcgcggttcttctggccaaccgcgactaaaggcctcccgcgaggtttagggtttagccccccctccccctaaatctggtttctttttaatttgtattgttttatttcttttgggttttaattttgaaggagtttcacatattctacggtactacatacatgcatatgaatgtacaatttcaaacaaatttgaaattagaaccaaaaagaattcaagaggaatatacaatatatattcaatatcggatgaccatatacaatatatattcaatatcggatgaccatatacaattttgaacaagtttccattcataatttagtgcatataaagttctacgtcatcgtaatggtgttctcctctaggatcgatgacttccctcgccaaccatccagctagttcctcttgaagtggtcggaagcgagcttctggactaagcatcttccggaggttattcctcaggatgttgttctcacacttctggtcccgctcattgcagtatctccggatcctctcacaaacatagtatccacatagattggtccccggtggctgaatatccccagtcgtccgcactgccattttaaaatgtagctcttttttgaattcaccgacctttttatctacgaaccgtctccaaaccctacgaggcaaagaaaattaaatgaacaagagagttattaattagttacttgatattaggaaatgatgaacgaaataggccgatcgatatagagcgcaaatgaatgaaaataattacttttgcatcatttttctcatgtcggcccaaagcgccggatccatattcagagagtcgtggacgagaactgaggaggtctgaacttgaattaccataagaatccagtggaacctgcggacacgatacatgcacagtcatgcataactcatcgattagccacataccatgcatggagtaaacaaaagagaatgtgctcaagacagaaacactcacccaaaatggtaaggaaatagaatatcacttttgagttcctgttttctaataaaccgccacaggtcatcctccacgtcggcggggtggtgttctaacacatatgaattaacgatttgtgggtcaatgaacccaacatcatggatgttccttattcgcatttcccgcttcttcattctgcataatagcgtacacaacaagatagttaggacaatatatatatatatatagtgcaggcaatgaacgagatggggtagaaattaataaatcacttacagaacgtagcaactgatgatagatttgtcgaggtcgcgcagattgaacagctggaacaattcactcagatgaatttgtacatagtaatgtttgaagtgatgctcatatctaacttccgcatagatatagtctttggcgtttttatgttttatgtaacccttgtaccaatttagcagacctttcatttgtcgaggtagatcctcttcctgcgcaggctcgacgagagggccattcttcacatatgtaaatactacgtccttcattggcgcctcatcaaggcctaacagtgcacgaagagtgatacctaagtcggccgcttgttctctggcactcgttacagtcaatccatgtgctgccgcagctgctatgatatcgggggcatccggaccggcggcttgcactatgagcggggcgatcgattgtttactttgttccccgagctgggcaacttctttccccctttctaattttttctcggcctcctcctccaaggctttcttctccgccaactcttggttcctcttgaacgcgagtgcttgcctacgaagttcacgtaaatagtcgtcaggcagattcttcgcggcttgggatggtgtgttcaaaaatgacttagcccagctcttttccttgtcagaaaatacttgcttgggctcgggctctcttttcttcttgcagtccgccttccatttctcatattcagcagccgcgtgtgcgtcgacttcctcggcactacgttcccaaggccttgtggggagaggcttcagtgatggctctggtatctttgtggttctaggtacataagggtccgggttaataacccaggactgcttctgcttcttcgccggaggtggattggggggcggtgtctgatcacccgccggacgaggactgggggggcggcgtctgcttacccgcgggaggtgaattggggggcggcgtcggctgacgtgaaggaggtgtaggtgaagcaccaccaccgccaccgccaccgccaccgtcaccgccaccgccaccgccaccgccaccaccaccaccgtaggggggtggacttgttggcgcctcgcctggaaacttgataaatttcttctgccatagaatgaactggcgtttgacatctccaagtcttttcaccccttcaggtgtagcaatgtcaatgtccaggtcctcaaacccttggactatctcctccaccgtgacacgagcatagccatcttgattggggttgttgtggtggagtgctccaggtggtaaagcactgccgatggctaccttcatggacatgttcccgataggataatacagatgacatgctttcatctcctttatatcgtccacggggtagcgaggaggctccggtgcagtaatttcgaccaccagaggctccggtgcagtaatttcgatcgtcggtgcaccagccggtgaggcctccgtggaagccacgctgcttcttctccgctgctggcttccgagatccattggatgatcttcatgctgcgcccgagctgcatctctttcggctactagtacactcacggttttcttcatcacatccatttccgttaccaacttcgccacaacatctgcatcccgatccatctttctcttacggcttctgtaaccgtacgggtcatcgttctgggggaaccctactttccacggaatgggccccgtgcctcgtacacgtcctccgtgttcaggattcccgagggcttttgtcagggcgtcgttctctctgttgaacttgatcctcccctcttgagcatccctcatcgcCTCAATAAGctattgggtgggtttaattatttttccctgataaacacactcccctgtctccgggttcagcgatcccccatgcccgtaccaccagcttttggcccttgggtcccatccctccgtacctggacggattcctcgcgccctcagctcgttctccatcttctcccacttaggctgccaaaagcgataccctcctggccccataatatgattgtactccttcttggccgcattctccttattttttttcgatatttcaaggaactgctccgatttcttctgcttcacaaattctggccaatcatgttgcagtttctcatattgtcctttgaaatccggagtcttgccctgcttgacaaagtcatgggctagattttgcttgtatttccggaatgcgttggccatcttagaaagagcgaactgtttgactagcttgcacctctccttgttttcctgaatcttgttacccgcctcatcgtatttgcggtattccggaggtagaacgaaatgttccataagattgttgaagcaatctttttttgttctcttatcgacaaaagtgaaaccaagacgtgccttctttggctcattccactcctggacggtgatcgagacgttgtctctaacaacggctccgcattggctgataaacttggtggcgttcttgctgggctccagcggcctgccggtttcttcatcgacaacctcgatggtgcatgtttcgtttggtttcatcgtcttggttgcgccacgctttgacgacgtactcgattttttcgacgatccggccgagggctaaaataagaaagagagtcgcgcgcgttagtacacacatatttattcaaatcagttagtttgtatcaccagacgctcaatatgtatatatatatacctcggcgccggaggtggttgctacttccaattgaagatcgtcgtttatcgatgtttcttcggcatcatcttgctgacggcgcccttcatcttcaccctcaaggttcagataagaagagatatcatcttcttcttgtccggttggcacatatagaatatcgccttttatgatgccgaacatatgttcttcaaggtccggatcatagttgtccagaatcgggtcagctctatcgtccgccatatgtcagtcctgaaaacatgtagtcaaaacaaattaattaagtgaagaaggggggtgatacgtccaatttgcatcactattttatatcataatttgctgttattcattgatatatttcatattgggacacattacttatgttatttcatctattttgcatgtttcatcgttattggaggatcgaacaccggagccggaTTCTCgcttggaaaaagcaccgtcgtaacgcaatatttcggaagatcaactctggaaggaaattataccaaaaatcctatttttcaagatgacgaaggaagccagaaggaggagccaggagcagccagggtgggcccacaccctagggcggcgcggcccaggccctggccgcgccggcctgtggtgtggagggcccacgacccctttcgcctccttttcttcgccaaacccttcgtcccgaagacctaagccacatagggtacctcgcgaagagttacagccgcctctgcagggcggagaacaccagagagaaaagagctctccggcgggcaggaatccgccggggaaattccctccgggagggggaaatcgacgccatcgtcaccgtcatcgagctggacatcatcgccatcaccatcatcatcatctccaccatcatcaccgccgtcatcaccgctggacaccgtcaccgccatagcaatttgggtttgatcttgattgtttgataggggaaactctcccggtatcgatttctacttgttgttgatgctattgagtgaaaccattgaaccaagtttatgttcagattgttattcatcatcatatcacctctgatcatgttccgtatgatgtctcgtgagtagttcgtttagttcttgaggacatgggtgaagtctaaatgttagtagtgaactatggctgagtaatattcaatggtgtgatatttaagttgtggtgttattcttctagtggtgtcatgtgaacgtcgactacatgacacttcaccatttatgggcctaggggaatgcatcttgtattcgtttgccaattgcggggttgccggagtgacagaaacctaaacccccgttggtatatcgatgcaggagggatcgcaggatctcagagtttaaggctgtggttagatttatttcttaattactttcttgtagttgcggatgcttgcaaggggtataatcacaagtatgtattagtcctaggaagggcggtacattagcataggttcacccacacaacacttatcacaacaatgaagattatttagccgtatgtagcgaaagcactagactaaaatcccgtgtgtcctcaagaacgtttggtcattataagtaaacaaaccggcttgtcctttgtgctaaaaaggattgggccactcgctgcaattattactctcgcactttacatactcgtacattattcaactgttacatcaaacccccctgaatacttgtctgtgagcatttacagtgaatccttcatcgaaactgcttgtcaacaccttctgctcctcgttgggatcgacattcttacttatcgaagatactacgatacaccccctatacttgtgggtcatcaagactattttctggcgccgttgccggggagtgaagcgctattggtaagtggaattggtaaggaaaacctttactgttgtgctgattttatttctgcctgctgctataagtcattatggagagatcttctcttcaatttttatttgggaaatctactactactgcaacggtagtggatgaagcgccaggtgaggaagtaataccatataaaatacctatgaaaattattgaacgtgttatggataaccgctatgaaggggatggaactgtccatccggtGATCATTCtgttttttgcatgaattatgcggtttattcaaatgtgcaggtattgctatggatgaagtgaggaagaaactattctctttatcgctgtttggtaaagcggcgcattggtataaattactggataatggggattctcttgaatggaatgatattgtgccccggttttattctaagttctatcctcc
It includes:
- the LOC139839012 gene encoding uncharacterized protein, translated to MSHTHPYRFALEERLTGGAHPEQDLTASPCTVATLGACLLHRGLDIFGSSPVDCDARLTAPDVTHSSYWGLVCREPDIMDWIYSDAHPPRIGHINCVFFIDHVCQAPAWTISGHGIISAAPRPAGDQTPPPNPPPAKKQKQSWVINPDPYVPRTTKIPEPSLKPLPTRPWERSAEEVDAHAAAEYEKWKADCKKKREPEPKQVFSDKEKSWAKSFLNTPSQAAKNLPDDYLRELRRQALAFKRNQELAEKKALEEEAEKKLERGKEVAQLGEQSKQSIAPLIVQAAGPDAPDIIAAAAAHGLTVTSAREQAADLGITLRALLGLDEAPMKDVVFTYVKNGPLVEPAQEEDLPRQMKGLLNWYKGYIKHKNAKDYIYAEVRYEHHFKHYYVQIHLSELFQLFNLRDLDKSIISCYVLMKKREMRIRNIHDVGFIDPQIVNSYVLEHHPADVEDDLWRFIRKQELKSDILFPYHFG